The following are from one region of the Amylibacter sp. IMCC11727 genome:
- a CDS encoding ATP-binding protein — protein sequence MKRILPILVFCLLAIAVAIAVYSFAYRANLNQLRRTGTVQLEQASDRLLGQLAPFQQLPNLLVRHPTVVAALRDPDTVQAANDFLANTALTVGADAIFVLNLQGRVVAASDFERPYTEFGNNWGNPEYVRRALSGGLGFERGIDGRTGARDFFVSRGVIDGVAPPIGAIVIRVDVAQLEFEWEGDQAVIAFFDTANIVFVTNRVELRLNSADANLEDHPRDGFYNGVPIPKLPFRPAGVSVDNVVGAAVLPSVLPAHALVLSEYMPRVDLTAQIYLDVQDAAQNARVLAYLTLALMASAGAVLIALNQRRRRLSDRLQVEAQANARLEARVEERTAQLQATQDQLVQAGKLTALGQMSAGISHEVNQPLAAIQNFAANGVKLIDRNRLPEASENLNQISEQVVRITRIMKNLRGFARNEVEVAEAVDLSIVLADVVRLAQQRLRDEDVELRHEPLSGPVMVMGGPVRLQQVVVNLMSNGMDAMADADQKVLGLRVDVGAETVRIYVTDTGSGLADPDRVFEPFYTTKDVGASKGLGLGLSISYGIIGSFGGQLSCRNLDVGAEFCVELRKAI from the coding sequence GTGAAACGGATTTTACCCATTTTGGTGTTTTGTCTGCTGGCAATTGCGGTTGCAATTGCGGTCTATTCGTTTGCGTATCGGGCTAATCTGAATCAGTTGCGGCGCACGGGAACGGTGCAATTGGAACAGGCGTCTGATCGGCTGTTGGGTCAATTGGCGCCGTTTCAGCAATTGCCAAATCTATTGGTACGACATCCAACCGTTGTTGCGGCGTTGCGCGATCCAGACACGGTGCAAGCGGCGAATGATTTCCTTGCCAATACCGCGCTGACGGTTGGGGCGGACGCAATTTTTGTGCTGAACCTGCAAGGCCGTGTGGTGGCCGCATCAGATTTTGAACGCCCCTATACGGAATTTGGCAACAACTGGGGCAACCCAGAATACGTACGCCGCGCGTTAAGCGGTGGTTTGGGGTTTGAACGGGGCATTGATGGGCGCACGGGCGCGCGAGATTTCTTTGTGTCCCGTGGTGTCATTGATGGTGTGGCGCCACCGATTGGCGCGATTGTGATCCGTGTGGATGTGGCGCAGTTGGAATTTGAATGGGAAGGCGATCAAGCTGTTATCGCCTTCTTTGACACGGCCAACATTGTTTTTGTGACCAACCGTGTGGAGCTGCGTTTGAATTCCGCTGACGCCAATCTGGAGGACCATCCACGCGATGGGTTTTACAACGGTGTTCCTATCCCAAAACTGCCGTTTCGCCCTGCGGGAGTTAGCGTAGACAATGTGGTCGGGGCGGCGGTTTTGCCTTCGGTTTTGCCTGCCCATGCTCTTGTGTTGAGCGAATACATGCCGCGCGTGGATTTGACCGCACAGATATATCTCGACGTTCAAGATGCTGCGCAAAATGCACGGGTGCTGGCGTATTTGACCTTGGCGTTGATGGCATCGGCAGGGGCGGTTTTGATCGCGCTGAACCAACGGCGGCGGCGTCTGAGCGACCGCTTGCAAGTAGAAGCACAGGCCAATGCACGGCTCGAAGCGCGGGTCGAGGAGCGCACCGCGCAATTGCAAGCAACACAGGATCAGCTGGTCCAAGCTGGCAAGTTGACAGCGCTGGGCCAAATGTCCGCTGGGATCAGCCACGAAGTAAACCAGCCACTGGCGGCGATCCAGAATTTTGCGGCAAACGGAGTTAAGCTGATTGATCGGAATCGCTTGCCAGAGGCATCCGAAAACCTGAACCAAATTTCCGAGCAAGTGGTTCGTATCACGCGCATCATGAAAAACCTGCGTGGTTTCGCAAGGAACGAGGTGGAGGTGGCAGAGGCTGTAGACCTGAGCATTGTTTTGGCCGATGTGGTGCGTTTGGCGCAACAGCGGCTTCGTGATGAAGACGTTGAGTTGCGACACGAGCCATTAAGCGGACCCGTGATGGTGATGGGCGGCCCTGTTCGGTTGCAGCAGGTTGTGGTCAATCTGATGAGCAACGGCATGGACGCGATGGCCGATGCGGATCAGAAAGTGTTGGGTCTGCGTGTGGACGTTGGCGCAGAAACAGTGCGGATTTATGTCACTGATACGGGCAGTGGTTTGGCCGACCCTGATCGCGTGTTTGAACCGTTTTATACGACCAAAGACGTGGGTGCGTCCAAAGGGTTGGGGCTGGGGTTGTCAATTTCTTATGGGATTATCGGCAGTTTTGGCGGGCAGTTGTCCTGCCGAAATTTGGATGTCGGTGCAGAGTTTTGTGTTGAGTTGAGGAAGGCCATATGA
- a CDS encoding isoprenylcysteine carboxylmethyltransferase family protein: MQTGAILFLAFIIVQRLSELAISKANTKRLIERGAYEVGANHYPAMVAMHSAWIACLVLFGIGQSVSPFWLILFVVLQAFRIWILASLGSRWTTRIIILEEPLVTRGPFKFIRHPNYALVVAEIIVAPMVLGLWWVAVLFTILNAAMLYVRIGAEEKALSPLRGS, encoded by the coding sequence ATGCAAACTGGCGCCATTCTGTTCCTTGCTTTCATCATCGTGCAACGCCTGTCTGAACTGGCCATTTCAAAGGCGAACACAAAGCGTCTGATTGAACGCGGCGCATACGAAGTTGGCGCTAATCACTATCCCGCCATGGTGGCCATGCACTCTGCTTGGATCGCCTGCCTTGTCCTGTTTGGTATTGGCCAAAGCGTATCCCCTTTCTGGCTGATCCTGTTTGTGGTTTTGCAAGCCTTCCGCATCTGGATCCTCGCCAGCCTTGGGTCCCGCTGGACCACGCGCATCATCATACTCGAAGAACCGCTGGTCACACGCGGCCCGTTTAAATTTATTCGCCATCCAAACTACGCTCTTGTGGTCGCCGAAATCATCGTTGCGCCCATGGTGCTTGGTCTGTGGTGGGTTGCAGTGCTGTTTACGATCCTAAACGCGGCCATGCTATATGTTCGCATCGGGGCCGAGGAAAAAGCCCTGTCGCCGTTGCGCGGGTCTTAA
- a CDS encoding DctP family TRAP transporter solute-binding subunit, giving the protein MKTFLKAACVAAVAFVPSIAAASCEDGEVVVKFAHVTNTDKHPKGIAASLLEQRVNDEMNGKMCMEVFPNSTLYDDNKVLEAMLQGDVQLAAPSLSKFEKFTKQFRIFDLPFMFNDINAVDAFQNSDTGQAMKDSMQKRGLQGLAFWHNGMKQMSANKPLLLPTDANGLKFRVQSSDVLVAQMEAIGGSPQKMKFAEVYGALQTGVVDGQENTWSNIYGKKFFEVQDGVTETNHGIIDYLLVTSVDWLDGLEADTRDQFMTIVKEVTEARNGESTAVNAGAKQAIIDAGGTVRQLTAEQRAAWVEAMKPVWEKFEGDVGADNIAAAQKINAMTN; this is encoded by the coding sequence ATGAAAACTTTCTTGAAAGCCGCCTGCGTTGCCGCAGTCGCATTTGTACCATCTATCGCTGCCGCATCTTGTGAAGACGGCGAAGTGGTTGTGAAATTCGCTCACGTGACCAACACAGACAAGCACCCAAAAGGCATCGCTGCCTCCTTGCTGGAGCAACGCGTGAACGACGAAATGAACGGCAAAATGTGCATGGAGGTTTTCCCGAACTCCACACTTTATGACGACAACAAAGTTCTCGAAGCGATGCTTCAGGGTGATGTTCAACTGGCCGCACCATCGCTGTCCAAGTTTGAAAAATTCACCAAACAATTCCGCATCTTTGACCTTCCGTTCATGTTCAACGACATCAACGCCGTGGACGCATTCCAGAACTCTGACACAGGTCAGGCGATGAAAGACTCCATGCAGAAACGCGGTTTGCAGGGCCTCGCATTCTGGCACAACGGCATGAAGCAAATGTCAGCCAACAAGCCACTGTTGTTGCCAACGGATGCAAACGGTTTGAAATTCCGCGTTCAATCTTCTGACGTTCTGGTTGCCCAAATGGAAGCCATCGGCGGCTCCCCACAAAAAATGAAATTCGCCGAAGTTTACGGCGCGTTGCAAACAGGTGTTGTGGACGGTCAAGAAAACACATGGTCCAACATCTATGGCAAAAAGTTCTTTGAAGTTCAGGACGGCGTGACCGAAACAAACCACGGCATCATCGACTATTTGCTGGTAACTTCTGTTGACTGGCTCGATGGGCTCGAAGCAGACACACGTGACCAATTCATGACCATCGTAAAAGAAGTCACCGAAGCACGTAACGGCGAATCCACTGCCGTTAACGCAGGTGCTAAGCAGGCAATCATTGATGCAGGCGGCACGGTGCGTCAGTTGACAGCAGAACAGCGCGCAGCATGGGTTGAAGCCATGAAGCCTGTTTGGGAAAAATTCGAAGGCGACGTAGGTGCGGACAACATCGCAGCTGCGCAAAAAATCAATGCGATGACAAACTAA
- a CDS encoding ribokinase yields the protein MILNFGSINLDLVYRVATLPTPGETLASTSYEKYLGGKGVNQSIAAHRCGAEVLHLGCVGPDGTWLREQITEFGLSLEGIKSVEDHTGHAVILVDDSAENQIVLFGGSNQAFTMEQIEAALKKANPKTDWVICQNETNLVQDMAQSAKSKNLRVAYSAAPFEADHAIPMLDHIDLLAVNEVEAAALQEALGKDPRDIGLRYLLVTKGAEGADLHTHHETIHQPAFSVSPQDTTGAGDTFLGAFMAEFTLSNNPAKALRFAAAASAIQVTRAGAAPAIPMRDEVLTFLKENP from the coding sequence ATGATCCTCAACTTTGGCTCCATAAACCTCGATCTTGTGTATCGTGTGGCGACCCTGCCAACACCAGGTGAAACGCTGGCAAGCACGAGTTATGAAAAGTATTTGGGCGGCAAAGGGGTCAACCAATCCATCGCTGCACATCGCTGCGGAGCAGAGGTTTTGCACCTTGGGTGTGTTGGTCCCGACGGCACATGGCTGCGGGAACAAATCACGGAATTTGGCCTGTCGCTTGAAGGCATTAAATCCGTCGAAGATCACACAGGTCATGCGGTGATCCTTGTTGATGACAGCGCGGAAAATCAGATTGTTTTGTTCGGCGGCTCGAACCAAGCCTTTACAATGGAGCAGATCGAAGCGGCACTGAAAAAAGCCAACCCGAAAACCGATTGGGTTATCTGTCAGAACGAAACCAATCTCGTGCAAGACATGGCACAATCCGCGAAATCGAAAAACCTGCGTGTTGCCTATTCTGCCGCCCCTTTCGAAGCAGACCATGCCATTCCCATGCTCGACCATATCGACCTATTGGCGGTGAACGAAGTCGAAGCCGCCGCCTTGCAAGAAGCGTTGGGCAAAGACCCGCGCGACATCGGTTTGCGCTATTTGCTGGTGACCAAAGGGGCCGAAGGTGCTGATTTGCACACGCATCATGAAACCATTCACCAGCCCGCTTTCAGCGTGTCTCCACAAGATACCACAGGTGCTGGCGACACGTTTCTTGGTGCGTTTATGGCAGAATTTACGCTGTCGAATAACCCAGCCAAGGCCTTGCGTTTTGCCGCCGCTGCTTCTGCGATTCAAGTGACCCGCGCAGGGGCCGCCCCTGCGATCCCGATGCGCGACGAAGTTCTGACGTTCCTGAAAGAAAACCCATGA
- a CDS encoding TRAP transporter small permease: MSHQTQSPTDRIEETLIALILGAMTVVTFANVVARYGFNSNILWAVEFTVFLFAWMVLLGASYAVKIGAHLGVDAILNLVSPSVRKVMGLVAVAVCIAFSLLLLKGSWDYWANFANLPGTEGRWFPTGFEDKFRGKAWYETDDIPMPAILNWMEGAFNDGDEYEKLPRLIPYMIMPISMALLVFRFIQAAFRLLRGDITMLIVSHEAEDAVDDAAQYVKENT; the protein is encoded by the coding sequence ATGTCACACCAAACCCAATCACCCACGGATCGGATCGAGGAAACGCTCATCGCGCTTATCCTCGGGGCCATGACAGTGGTGACATTTGCAAATGTCGTCGCGCGGTACGGATTTAACTCTAACATCCTGTGGGCCGTTGAATTTACCGTCTTTCTGTTTGCTTGGATGGTTTTGTTGGGCGCATCCTATGCCGTGAAAATCGGCGCGCATTTGGGCGTTGATGCGATCCTAAACCTCGTGTCGCCAAGCGTGCGCAAGGTCATGGGATTAGTCGCCGTTGCTGTGTGCATCGCGTTTTCACTGCTTTTGCTAAAAGGGTCTTGGGATTACTGGGCCAATTTTGCCAACCTGCCTGGAACCGAAGGCCGTTGGTTCCCCACTGGTTTCGAGGATAAATTCCGCGGCAAGGCCTGGTATGAAACCGATGACATCCCGATGCCCGCCATTCTGAACTGGATGGAAGGTGCGTTTAACGATGGCGACGAATACGAAAAACTACCCCGCCTGATCCCCTATATGATTATGCCAATTTCCATGGCCTTGCTGGTGTTCCGCTTTATCCAAGCCGCATTCAGATTGCTGCGCGGGGACATCACAATGCTGATCGTCAGCCACGAAGCCGAAGACGCCGTTGATGATGCCGCGCAATACGTGAAGGAAAACACATAA
- a CDS encoding YHS domain-containing (seleno)protein, which yields MKPAFKPTRRDVLITSVFVAGVSLALPAFAKGRIAKDAATGAAIRGYDTTAYFLKNGPAQGSEVYSVSWNDATWRFASQEEADLFAANPERFAPQFGGYCTRAASFKKLVPADPEVWRIHGNKLYMFARPVGGKKFDAGADAMIKKAQAFWDTLD from the coding sequence GTGAAACCTGCATTCAAACCAACCCGCCGTGACGTGTTAATCACATCCGTATTTGTGGCTGGGGTGTCTTTGGCACTGCCTGCATTTGCCAAAGGGCGCATTGCCAAGGATGCCGCAACAGGGGCCGCCATTCGTGGGTATGACACCACTGCCTATTTTTTGAAAAACGGCCCTGCGCAAGGGTCTGAGGTGTATTCAGTCAGTTGGAATGACGCGACTTGGCGATTTGCCAGCCAAGAAGAAGCGGACCTATTTGCCGCCAATCCCGAACGTTTTGCACCACAGTTTGGCGGGTATTGCACACGCGCAGCTTCGTTCAAGAAACTGGTTCCAGCGGACCCAGAGGTGTGGCGGATTCACGGAAACAAACTGTATATGTTTGCGCGTCCCGTTGGTGGCAAAAAGTTTGATGCAGGTGCGGATGCGATGATTAAAAAGGCGCAGGCCTTTTGGGACACGCTCGATTAA
- a CDS encoding response regulator yields the protein MTRQVLLIEDDDALRASLAQTLDLEGISVIPTAHFVQARRTIRANFAGVVLTDIRMPEKDGFDILALAQKVDPDLPVVMLTGEGDVPMAIRAMKEGAYDFLEKPCEAEHLLGVLNRALTHRELVLRTRRMERLMQRSDPASVNFPGETAASKTLRADLRAVAETGRHVMLLGDLGVGKRVAAHTIFTLSEGRDHFQIVRAPEIDPQQFRLESGAVDLSVRSVDQASEAQIACVLAAVQKRDDVRLIASAQRNVATLADLECVTVHVPSFAARISDIGVMFESVLRHAVRNRSLEMPIIPDEVIRSLEERDWSENLLELRAFANDFLENQTTENKTLAQKLDDYERGVLEETLRKHKGKATQVAEVLGLPRKTLYDRLARYGLRPRDYQ from the coding sequence ATGACGCGACAGGTTTTGTTGATCGAGGATGATGATGCCTTGCGGGCCTCCTTGGCGCAGACGCTCGATCTGGAAGGGATTAGCGTGATCCCGACTGCGCATTTTGTGCAGGCGCGACGCACCATTCGGGCCAATTTCGCGGGCGTTGTACTGACCGATATTCGTATGCCCGAAAAAGACGGTTTTGATATTTTGGCACTGGCGCAAAAGGTTGATCCTGATTTGCCTGTTGTGATGCTAACAGGCGAAGGGGATGTGCCAATGGCCATTCGCGCCATGAAAGAAGGGGCCTATGACTTTTTGGAAAAACCCTGCGAGGCGGAGCATCTGTTGGGGGTTTTGAACCGCGCGTTGACCCACCGCGAATTGGTTTTGCGCACACGGCGCATGGAACGTTTGATGCAACGCAGTGATCCTGCATCGGTGAATTTTCCGGGCGAAACGGCGGCGAGCAAAACCTTGCGTGCGGACTTGCGGGCGGTTGCAGAGACGGGGCGTCACGTGATGCTGTTGGGTGATTTGGGGGTTGGTAAGCGGGTGGCGGCGCATACAATTTTTACGTTGTCCGAAGGGCGCGATCATTTCCAAATTGTCCGTGCGCCCGAAATTGATCCACAGCAGTTCAGGCTCGAATCTGGTGCGGTGGATTTATCCGTTCGCTCTGTGGACCAAGCATCGGAAGCGCAAATTGCCTGCGTGTTGGCAGCGGTCCAAAAACGCGATGACGTGCGTCTGATTGCATCCGCGCAGCGCAACGTTGCCACTTTGGCTGATCTTGAATGCGTCACGGTGCATGTGCCAAGTTTTGCCGCGCGGATTTCTGACATTGGTGTGATGTTTGAATCCGTGTTGCGGCACGCTGTGCGCAACAGGAGCCTCGAAATGCCGATCATTCCAGATGAGGTAATAAGGAGTTTGGAAGAAAGGGACTGGTCGGAAAATCTGTTGGAATTGCGGGCGTTTGCAAATGATTTTCTAGAAAATCAAACGACCGAGAATAAGACGTTGGCGCAAAAACTTGACGATTACGAGCGCGGTGTATTGGAAGAAACCCTGCGCAAGCACAAAGGTAAAGCAACGCAAGTGGCAGAGGTGTTGGGCCTGCCCCGCAAGACGCTATATGACCGATTGGCACGTTATGGTTTGCGCCCTCGCGATTACCAGTAA
- a CDS encoding TRAP transporter large permease, producing the protein MEVILLFAMVIGLLMIGVPIAVSLGFSSVMFLLWFSDSSLASVAQTLFNAFEGHYTLLAIPFFILASSFMSTGGVARRIIDFSIACVGHFHGGLAIAGVFACMLFAALSGSSPATVVAIGSIVIAGMRQVGYTKEFAAGVICNAGTLGILIPPSIVMVVYAAAVEVSVGRMFLAGVIPGLMAGTMLMIGIYVMARVKDLPKGERAPWAERLATAREAGWGLFLIVIILGGIYGGIFTPTEAAAVAAIYAWIIASFVYRDMGPLQAKPLLASEDEAQSLLGLRIAGIALIYGVFGAGFFYATYGSWMAAGLGLLIATALAFVALLVLAVIFHVANKARMLTVAQIGIAALATLYVFFSTIIPMGYGIIGTVLLVSVIFPVQIFLLGLIAGPVRLLGETEHSLITSVRTGGATLVTGLPRIASTIWHRDTIDTLFEAGKLTVTLLFVIANALILKHVLTDEQIPQHITEAMLAAGLGPVAFLIVVNVILLIGGQFMEPSGLLVIVAPLVFPIAIELGIDPIHLGIIMVVNMEIGMITPPVGLNLFVTSGVAGMPMMAVVKAALPFLAILFVFLIMVTYIPIISTFLPNLVMGPEIVTK; encoded by the coding sequence ATGGAAGTCATCCTCCTTTTCGCCATGGTCATCGGTCTGTTGATGATCGGTGTGCCTATCGCTGTGTCCCTTGGCTTTTCCTCGGTCATGTTCCTGTTGTGGTTCTCAGACTCTTCGCTCGCGTCCGTGGCACAAACCTTGTTCAACGCGTTTGAAGGGCATTACACGCTGCTGGCCATTCCGTTTTTCATCCTCGCCAGTAGTTTCATGTCCACGGGCGGTGTCGCCCGAAGGATTATCGACTTTTCCATCGCATGTGTGGGCCATTTCCACGGCGGCCTGGCCATTGCTGGTGTGTTTGCCTGTATGCTGTTTGCCGCCCTGTCAGGGTCATCCCCCGCCACTGTGGTTGCGATTGGCTCCATCGTCATCGCGGGTATGCGTCAAGTGGGCTACACCAAGGAATTCGCCGCAGGCGTGATTTGCAACGCGGGCACGCTCGGCATCTTGATCCCGCCCTCAATCGTGATGGTTGTGTACGCCGCAGCGGTCGAGGTTTCGGTGGGCCGTATGTTCCTTGCAGGCGTAATCCCAGGCCTGATGGCGGGGACCATGCTGATGATCGGCATCTATGTGATGGCGCGCGTCAAAGACCTGCCCAAAGGAGAACGCGCCCCTTGGGCAGAACGTCTTGCCACAGCACGCGAAGCAGGCTGGGGCCTTTTCCTGATCGTCATTATCCTGGGCGGTATTTACGGCGGGATCTTTACCCCAACCGAAGCCGCCGCCGTAGCCGCGATTTATGCGTGGATCATCGCCAGCTTTGTTTACCGCGACATGGGCCCGCTGCAGGCAAAACCCCTGCTTGCCTCCGAAGACGAGGCACAAAGCCTGCTTGGCCTGCGGATCGCTGGCATCGCACTGATCTACGGCGTCTTTGGCGCTGGGTTCTTCTATGCCACATACGGCAGCTGGATGGCCGCGGGTCTTGGCCTGTTGATCGCCACCGCGCTTGCGTTTGTTGCCTTGCTGGTTCTTGCCGTTATTTTCCACGTTGCAAATAAGGCGCGGATGCTCACGGTTGCACAGATCGGCATCGCCGCGCTGGCCACGCTTTATGTGTTTTTCTCCACCATCATCCCTATGGGCTATGGCATCATTGGAACCGTGCTGTTGGTCAGCGTCATCTTCCCCGTGCAAATCTTCTTGCTGGGTCTGATCGCGGGGCCAGTACGATTGCTCGGGGAAACAGAACACTCGCTGATCACATCCGTTCGCACAGGCGGCGCAACGCTCGTCACAGGACTGCCTCGCATCGCCAGCACAATCTGGCATCGCGACACCATCGACACATTGTTCGAAGCAGGCAAACTTACCGTGACCCTGTTGTTCGTCATCGCAAACGCGCTGATCCTGAAACACGTGCTGACGGATGAACAAATCCCGCAACACATCACCGAAGCCATGCTCGCCGCAGGCCTTGGCCCCGTTGCGTTTTTGATTGTGGTGAACGTGATCCTGCTGATCGGCGGGCAATTCATGGAACCCTCTGGCCTGCTCGTAATCGTCGCGCCCCTCGTATTCCCCATTGCGATTGAGCTGGGTATCGACCCGATCCATCTGGGCATCATTATGGTGGTGAACATGGAAATCGGCATGATTACTCCGCCAGTTGGCCTCAATCTGTTTGTTACATCTGGGGTGGCTGGTATGCCGATGATGGCGGTGGTTAAGGCGGCTCTGCCGTTCCTCGCCATCCTCTTTGTGTTCCTGATTATGGTCACTTACATCCCGATCATTTCGACGTTCCTGCCAAACCTTGTGATGGGGCCGGAAATCGTGACGAAGTAA
- a CDS encoding SCP2 sterol-binding domain-containing protein, with translation MSDIVAEFIAHLGPRVAGTLHGTAKLVITDEGSIMLSDQGAVEGDTEADVTLKASEQVFRNILDGSQNPAMAFMSGKLKVDGSNMRALKVSEILTSD, from the coding sequence ATGTCAGACATCGTTGCAGAATTCATCGCGCACCTTGGCCCACGGGTGGCTGGTACGTTGCATGGCACCGCCAAACTGGTCATCACAGATGAAGGCAGCATCATGCTTTCCGATCAAGGCGCAGTCGAAGGCGACACGGAAGCCGACGTCACCCTCAAGGCCAGCGAACAGGTGTTTCGAAATATCCTTGATGGATCGCAAAACCCTGCCATGGCGTTTATGTCGGGCAAGCTGAAAGTGGACGGCTCCAACATGCGCGCACTTAAAGTGTCCGAAATCCTGACATCAGACTAA
- a CDS encoding type III polyketide synthase: MSVFLHGLSTALPPHTLPQDQVKERAAIIFGEKYPQFPRLLKTFATAEIDKRHSVVPIDWFSEPHGWKDRNDIFMVEAKNLFIKAAGAALNDAGWRGADVDTVVTVSSTGIATPTLDAQAFEEMGFRNDIMRVPVFGLGCAGGVSGLSIAQSLASAKPDSKVLLVIVETCSLAFRADRLQKADIIASVLFGDGAAAACLSTQKTKTREITLSGGHQKIWPDTLGIMGWDVDETGLGVVFDRSIPSFVSEHFAEAVNEALTATNLNADSIDRYVCHPGGTKVVEAIEDVLHLDRGVLNAERDVLRRAGNMSAPTVLFVLDAVLKQGATGKMMACALGPGFTASFLPFQVAQGEI; encoded by the coding sequence CAGTATTCTTGCACGGTCTTTCAACGGCATTGCCGCCCCACACGTTGCCACAGGACCAAGTCAAAGAACGCGCCGCGATCATCTTTGGGGAAAAATACCCGCAATTCCCGCGTCTGTTAAAAACATTCGCCACAGCGGAAATTGATAAACGCCATTCTGTCGTCCCCATTGATTGGTTTTCCGAACCCCACGGCTGGAAAGATCGCAACGATATTTTCATGGTTGAAGCCAAAAACCTGTTCATCAAAGCGGCGGGTGCCGCGCTCAACGATGCAGGGTGGCGCGGGGCTGACGTGGACACTGTTGTGACTGTGTCATCAACAGGCATCGCAACCCCCACGCTCGACGCACAAGCCTTTGAGGAAATGGGATTTCGCAATGATATCATGCGCGTCCCCGTTTTTGGCTTGGGGTGCGCTGGGGGCGTTTCGGGCCTGTCCATCGCCCAATCCCTTGCCTCTGCTAAACCCGACTCCAAAGTTTTGTTGGTGATCGTGGAAACCTGTTCGCTCGCCTTTCGGGCTGATCGCTTGCAAAAGGCTGACATCATCGCATCCGTTCTGTTTGGGGATGGTGCTGCCGCCGCGTGTCTTTCAACCCAAAAAACAAAAACACGCGAAATCACTTTGTCGGGTGGACACCAAAAAATCTGGCCAGACACGCTCGGAATCATGGGGTGGGATGTGGATGAAACAGGTCTTGGCGTGGTCTTTGACCGCTCCATCCCCAGCTTCGTCTCGGAACATTTCGCCGAAGCCGTGAACGAAGCGCTAACGGCGACCAATCTAAACGCTGATTCAATCGACCGCTACGTCTGTCACCCCGGGGGAACCAAAGTTGTCGAAGCCATCGAAGACGTGCTGCATCTGGATCGCGGCGTCCTCAACGCCGAACGGGATGTTTTGCGCCGCGCGGGCAACATGTCAGCCCCCACAGTCTTGTTCGTGCTGGACGCGGTTCTAAAACAAGGGGCAACAGGAAAAATGATGGCCTGCGCGCTCGGCCCTGGGTTCACCGCGTCTTTCTTGCCATTTCAAGTCGCTCAAGGAGAAATCTGA
- a CDS encoding nucleoside hydrolase — protein MTHKIIIDTDPGIDDAMAIFYAALHPDIDIVGMTGVFGNVTADIAARNAIVLAEKMGQAIPVSKGANVPLMMEPNGVSDYVHGTEGFGTMPAQPIKGAPVGEPAHEFICRMINENPNEIILCPIGPLTNIALALQHDPTIAAKTKAVYIMGGGLDKGNVTEYAEANIWNDPHAADIVFAADWDITMVGLDVTTRVQCVPADFDRLEAAAPKIGGFLNEAVQFYFDFYASHYGKRGCDMHDPSAIIALTDPQYFTIETHALEVIVDGARIGQTVRSADPSRPKHKVPMDVDVEGVKQRFLSMIETGF, from the coding sequence ATGACCCATAAAATCATCATCGACACCGATCCGGGCATCGACGATGCCATGGCGATTTTCTACGCAGCGCTGCACCCTGACATTGATATCGTTGGCATGACAGGCGTGTTTGGCAACGTTACCGCCGATATCGCAGCACGCAACGCGATTGTGCTGGCAGAGAAGATGGGCCAAGCCATCCCCGTTTCAAAAGGCGCAAATGTGCCGCTGATGATGGAGCCAAACGGCGTATCGGATTATGTTCACGGGACCGAAGGGTTTGGCACAATGCCCGCGCAACCGATCAAAGGCGCACCTGTTGGCGAACCCGCGCATGAGTTTATCTGCCGCATGATCAACGAAAACCCGAACGAGATCATTCTCTGCCCCATCGGCCCGCTGACGAATATCGCGCTGGCTTTGCAACACGACCCTACTATCGCGGCCAAAACCAAAGCGGTCTACATCATGGGCGGCGGGCTCGATAAAGGGAACGTCACCGAATATGCCGAAGCCAACATCTGGAACGATCCGCACGCCGCTGACATCGTCTTTGCTGCCGATTGGGATATCACCATGGTTGGGCTTGATGTGACCACCCGCGTGCAATGCGTGCCTGCCGATTTCGATCGTCTGGAAGCCGCCGCCCCCAAAATCGGGGGTTTCTTGAACGAAGCCGTACAGTTCTACTTTGACTTCTACGCCTCCCATTACGGCAAGCGGGGTTGCGATATGCACGACCCGTCGGCAATCATTGCCCTGACCGACCCCCAATATTTTACCATTGAAACCCACGCCCTAGAGGTTATCGTGGACGGCGCTCGCATAGGTCAGACCGTTCGGTCTGCCGATCCTTCCCGACCCAAACACAAGGTCCCGATGGACGTCGACGTCGAAGGTGTAAAACAACGGTTTCTATCCATGATCGAAACTGGTTTTTAA